The proteins below are encoded in one region of Aeromonas veronii:
- the cysS gene encoding cysteine--tRNA ligase, producing MLKIYNTLTRQKEEFKPIHPGKVGMYVCGVTIYDHCHIGHGRTFVAFDVVARYLRYSGYELNYVRNVTDVDDKIIKRAAETHVTCDDLTERLIGDMHQDFDALGMVRPDIEPRATQHIHEIIELVQSLLAKEHAYVADNGDVMFIVESFADYGKLSGQDLEQLQAGARVDVVDAKRNPLDFVLWKMSKPGEPTWDSPWGPGRPGWHIECSAMNSKHLGNHFDIHGGGSDLQFPHHENEIAQSCCAHGGDYVNTWMHSGMVMVDKEKMSKSLGNFFTIRDVLAHYDAETVRYFLMSGHYRSQLNYSEDNLKQARAALERMYTALRDLPAVAAAGGDEQVARFKEAMDDDFNTPEAYSALFDLVREINRQKAEDMAVAAGLGARLRELGAVLGILQQDPDAFLKGDEADDEVAEIEQLIAQRNQARADKNWAAADAARARLTEMGIVLEDSAGKTSWRRA from the coding sequence ATGCTGAAGATCTACAACACACTCACTCGTCAAAAAGAAGAATTCAAACCTATCCACCCGGGCAAGGTGGGCATGTATGTGTGTGGGGTCACCATCTACGATCACTGTCATATCGGCCACGGCCGCACCTTCGTCGCCTTCGACGTGGTGGCCCGTTACCTGCGCTACAGCGGCTATGAGCTGAACTATGTGCGCAACGTCACCGACGTGGACGACAAGATCATCAAGCGTGCCGCCGAGACGCACGTTACCTGCGACGATCTGACCGAGCGTCTCATCGGCGACATGCACCAGGATTTCGATGCCCTCGGCATGGTGCGCCCTGACATCGAACCCCGCGCCACCCAGCACATTCACGAAATCATCGAGCTGGTGCAATCCCTGCTGGCCAAAGAGCACGCCTACGTGGCGGACAACGGTGACGTCATGTTCATCGTCGAGTCCTTCGCCGACTACGGCAAGCTCTCGGGCCAGGATCTGGAACAACTGCAGGCCGGCGCCCGGGTCGACGTGGTCGATGCCAAGCGCAATCCGCTGGACTTCGTGCTGTGGAAGATGTCCAAGCCCGGCGAGCCGACCTGGGACAGCCCCTGGGGCCCGGGTCGCCCCGGCTGGCACATCGAGTGCTCCGCCATGAACTCCAAGCACCTTGGCAACCACTTCGACATCCACGGTGGCGGCTCGGATCTGCAGTTCCCGCACCACGAGAACGAGATCGCCCAGTCCTGCTGCGCCCACGGTGGCGACTACGTCAACACCTGGATGCACAGCGGCATGGTGATGGTGGATAAAGAGAAGATGTCCAAGTCCCTTGGCAACTTCTTCACCATTCGCGACGTGCTGGCCCACTATGACGCCGAGACCGTGCGCTACTTCCTGATGTCCGGCCACTATCGCAGCCAGCTCAACTACTCGGAAGACAACCTGAAGCAGGCCCGCGCCGCCCTGGAGCGCATGTACACCGCATTGCGCGATCTGCCGGCCGTTGCCGCTGCCGGTGGAGACGAGCAGGTGGCCCGCTTCAAGGAGGCGATGGATGACGACTTCAACACCCCGGAAGCCTACTCCGCCCTGTTCGACCTGGTGCGCGAGATCAACCGCCAGAAAGCCGAAGACATGGCTGTCGCCGCTGGCCTGGGTGCCCGTCTGCGCGAGCTCGGCGCCGTGCTCGGCATTCTGCAGCAGGATCCGGATGCCTTCTTGAAGGGTGACGAGGCCGACGACGAAGTGGCCGAAATTGAACAACTAATCGCCCAGCGTAACCAGGCCCGTGCCGACAAGAACTGGGCCGCCGCCGACGCCGCTAGAGCCCGTCTCACCGAGATGGGCATAGTGCTGGAAGACAGCGCCGGCAAGACCAGCTGGCGCCGTGCCTAA
- the uvrC gene encoding excinuclease ABC subunit UvrC has product MIPSPEPHFDSKSFLSAVTNQSGVYRMYDAGGTVIYVGKAKDLKKRLASYFRTHVDSIKTRTLVRQIADIQVTVTHTETEALILEHNLIKQYQPRYNVLLRDDKSYPWIIITSHRHPRIGVHRGARKVKGDYFGPYPSGGAVRESLHLMQKIFPVRQCEDAVYANRTRPCLLYQLKRCAGPCVAGLVSEAEYAQQVELAKLFLAGKDQQVIGELVGKMESASGDLRFEEAARYRDQIQALRRVTEQQSVSGNVLDELDVVGVAFEQGTACIHVLFIRQGKVLGSRSYFPKVPADTPLDEVVQSFLLQFYLSGQGGRQIPSEVLLDVALEDESVIAETLSQTAGYKVRVQSRTRSERARFIKLAAINAETALRSRLAHKSTTTARFTQLEELLELEAPIARMECFDISHTMGERTVASCVVFNREGPLSSEYRRFNIDGITGGDDYAAMEQALERRFGKQQEPDKVPDVLFIDGGLGQLRRAEEILARQLEFLGGKHPLLVGIAKGVTRKAGLETLIMGDSHEELHLPADMPALHLIQHIRDESHRFAITGHRARRAKARTTSTLEDIPGVGPKRRQALLKYLGGLQEVKKAGVDELAKVPGISQELAQSIHDALHSL; this is encoded by the coding sequence ATGATCCCTTCTCCTGAACCCCATTTCGACAGCAAGTCCTTCCTGAGTGCGGTCACCAACCAGAGCGGTGTCTACCGCATGTATGATGCTGGCGGCACCGTCATCTACGTGGGCAAGGCCAAGGATCTCAAGAAGCGACTCGCCTCCTACTTTCGCACCCATGTCGACAGCATCAAGACCCGCACCCTGGTGCGCCAGATAGCCGACATCCAGGTGACGGTGACCCACACCGAGACCGAGGCGCTGATCCTCGAGCACAACCTCATCAAGCAGTACCAGCCGCGCTACAACGTGCTGCTGCGCGACGACAAGTCCTACCCCTGGATCATCATCACCAGCCATCGTCATCCTCGCATCGGCGTCCACCGTGGGGCCCGCAAGGTGAAAGGGGACTACTTCGGCCCGTATCCGTCCGGTGGCGCCGTGCGCGAGAGCCTGCACCTGATGCAGAAAATCTTCCCGGTGCGCCAGTGCGAGGACGCCGTCTATGCCAACCGCACCCGTCCCTGCCTGCTCTATCAGCTCAAGCGTTGCGCCGGCCCCTGTGTCGCGGGTCTGGTGAGCGAGGCGGAGTACGCCCAGCAGGTGGAGCTGGCCAAGCTGTTCCTCGCGGGCAAGGACCAGCAGGTGATAGGGGAGCTGGTGGGCAAGATGGAGTCCGCCAGCGGCGATCTGCGCTTTGAGGAAGCGGCCCGCTACCGGGATCAGATCCAGGCCCTACGCCGGGTCACCGAGCAGCAATCGGTGAGTGGCAATGTGCTGGACGAGCTGGATGTGGTGGGGGTGGCCTTCGAACAGGGCACCGCCTGCATCCATGTGCTCTTCATCCGTCAGGGCAAGGTGCTGGGTTCGCGCAGCTACTTCCCCAAGGTGCCGGCGGATACGCCGCTCGACGAGGTGGTGCAATCCTTCCTGCTGCAGTTCTACCTGTCGGGGCAGGGGGGCAGGCAGATCCCGAGCGAAGTGCTGCTGGACGTGGCGCTGGAGGATGAAAGCGTCATCGCCGAGACCCTGAGCCAGACCGCCGGTTACAAGGTGCGGGTGCAGAGCCGCACTCGCTCCGAGCGGGCCCGTTTCATCAAGCTGGCCGCCATCAACGCCGAGACGGCGCTGCGCTCGCGCCTCGCCCACAAGAGCACCACCACCGCCCGCTTCACCCAGCTGGAGGAGCTGCTGGAGCTGGAGGCCCCCATCGCCCGCATGGAGTGTTTCGATATCTCCCATACCATGGGGGAGCGCACCGTGGCGTCTTGTGTGGTGTTCAACCGGGAGGGGCCGCTCAGCTCCGAATACCGCCGTTTCAATATCGACGGCATCACCGGCGGGGATGACTACGCCGCCATGGAGCAGGCGCTGGAGCGGCGCTTTGGCAAGCAGCAGGAGCCGGACAAGGTGCCGGATGTGCTGTTTATCGACGGCGGCCTCGGCCAGTTGCGCCGGGCCGAAGAGATCCTGGCGCGACAGCTCGAGTTCCTCGGCGGCAAACACCCACTGCTGGTGGGGATCGCCAAGGGGGTGACCCGCAAGGCGGGGCTGGAGACCCTCATCATGGGGGATAGCCACGAAGAGCTGCACTTGCCGGCGGATATGCCCGCCTTGCACCTCATCCAGCACATTCGCGACGAATCCCATCGATTTGCCATCACCGGCCACCGGGCACGGCGCGCCAAGGCCCGCACCACCAGTACCCTGGAGGATATTCCCGGGGTCGGGCCCAAACGCCGGCAGGCCCTGCTCAAATACCTGGGGGGCCTGCAGGAGGTGAAGAAGGCGGGGGTGGACGAGCTCGCCAAGGTGCCCGGCATCAGCCAGGAGCTGGCCCAGTCCATCCACGATGCCCTGCACTCGTTGTGA
- a CDS encoding DUF4269 domain-containing protein, which yields MLTDCCHLGTDTTAAPAAVFPSALASGADGGPNWRRLDYLAQGNPRQRSAHALLSAGLWDELADQCQDLALVSTVAIGLDRPGSDLDILCQHGSPAAFAKHLARHGWQVSDKGQQVWLAEQTHDGPDGQAWPVELYITQAPIETRHGWRHLSLMAALLERFGHDFYLAVLALRHHADLKGEAAICRLLDLPGDPYLALLALEGKHLDQIVWSAAPSSPRTGDLPLP from the coding sequence TTGCTGACTGATTGCTGCCATCTCGGCACTGACACAACTGCGGCCCCGGCCGCAGTTTTTCCATCTGCGCTGGCATCGGGTGCAGACGGCGGCCCGAACTGGCGCCGCCTCGACTACCTGGCCCAGGGCAACCCGCGCCAGCGCTCGGCCCACGCCCTGCTCAGCGCCGGACTGTGGGATGAGCTGGCAGATCAGTGCCAGGATCTCGCGCTGGTCAGCACGGTCGCCATCGGGCTGGATCGGCCCGGCAGCGATCTCGACATTCTCTGCCAGCACGGCTCACCCGCCGCCTTCGCGAAACACCTTGCCCGGCACGGCTGGCAGGTCAGCGACAAGGGTCAGCAGGTGTGGCTCGCCGAGCAGACCCATGACGGCCCGGATGGCCAGGCATGGCCCGTCGAGCTCTATATCACCCAAGCGCCCATCGAGACGCGCCACGGCTGGCGCCATCTCAGCCTGATGGCCGCCCTGCTCGAGCGCTTCGGCCACGATTTTTATCTCGCCGTGCTCGCCCTTCGCCATCATGCGGATCTCAAGGGTGAAGCGGCCATCTGCCGGTTGCTCGATCTCCCCGGTGACCCTTATCTGGCCTTGTTGGCCCTGGAGGGTAAGCATCTTGACCAGATTGTCTGGTCAGCGGCGCCCTCCTCGCCTCGCACCGGCGACCTTCCCTTACCATGA
- a CDS encoding DUF4145 domain-containing protein, with translation MSEENFKIEKAHCNGCLHETKHFVIAERSNGGSELADKSDPYCDYEISWNTTYKMLECCGCENISLQRRFYFSEFDGVKEEYYPPQISRQLPKWHDEIPSDWSEMLKEVYTALHADSRRLALMGARTLIDMFMNDQLGDIGNFAQKMSKLESDGLISKPNKVILNAVLEIGHAATHRGHKARAHEVSQVMDIVENLLHGYVLKDAAQDLENKIPKRRIGKI, from the coding sequence ATGTCTGAAGAAAACTTCAAAATTGAAAAGGCGCACTGCAATGGGTGCTTACATGAAACCAAACACTTTGTAATTGCTGAACGTTCAAACGGTGGAAGTGAACTTGCGGATAAAAGTGATCCATACTGTGATTACGAGATAAGTTGGAATACAACATATAAAATGCTAGAGTGTTGTGGTTGTGAAAACATATCACTACAAAGACGATTTTATTTCTCTGAATTTGATGGTGTGAAAGAAGAATACTACCCTCCACAAATCTCTCGTCAATTGCCAAAATGGCATGATGAAATCCCCTCTGATTGGTCAGAAATGTTGAAAGAAGTCTATACAGCACTGCATGCAGATAGCAGACGTTTAGCTCTCATGGGGGCAAGAACATTAATTGACATGTTTATGAATGACCAATTAGGAGATATCGGCAACTTTGCTCAAAAGATGAGCAAGCTGGAATCTGATGGGCTAATAAGCAAGCCTAATAAAGTTATATTAAATGCAGTTCTTGAAATTGGACATGCTGCAACCCATCGTGGACACAAGGCCAGAGCTCATGAAGTTAGCCAAGTGATGGACATAGTTGAAAACTTACTTCATGGCTATGTTCTAAAGGATGCAGCTCAAGACTTGGAAAATAAAATACCAAAACGGAGAATAGGAAAAATTTAA
- a CDS encoding GlsB/YeaQ/YmgE family stress response membrane protein, producing MGFITWIVLGLIVGILAKWIMPGKDGGGFFMTVILGVIGAMVGGYVSTLLGMGDVTGFNLPSIIIATVGALIVLFIYNKVRS from the coding sequence ATGGGATTTATTACCTGGATTGTATTGGGACTGATCGTCGGCATTCTGGCCAAATGGATCATGCCGGGCAAGGATGGTGGTGGTTTCTTCATGACGGTGATCCTGGGCGTGATCGGTGCCATGGTGGGGGGCTATGTCAGCACCCTGCTCGGCATGGGTGACGTTACCGGCTTCAACCTGCCGAGCATCATCATCGCCACCGTCGGCGCCCTGATCGTGCTGTTTATCTACAACAAGGTACGCAGCTGA
- a CDS encoding DUF6119 family protein, whose protein sequence is MDIKYNIYRISNENLKKLEQSLDKTGLKKQKTKSYKNFISTFYFSEEQDGNDVWWINSYKSFLNDPKITPKNLFHYGLLISKPKSKRKRFSYLVSLGKSHFYLGKYIERDFGINLAIRMANEESTLLKKSTYFANIKTGEMSSYNKFIKDNYDPGESVDHLKAKARNIEEWGERNIIFSDSVQISANIPPEQIDSLLEKIEQNMMKGEVISLPKLEPVKDIDLKNELDKNLLNAIREGKSSFSLSEFEVLGGHITLTSDEFNYSIYTKSSREPEENLQELGQTLEKESIVKYLIKLDKKIPISDIKIKFHHESMARRSKCLKEAIDFSFTFNNQQYLLRHGAWFVFNSTFMQYLERSINKIPLSARDNIIESDYLSWKKEKEEEIQRSPDSVENKITYREYYFNKKLCKLHNYELLDRKTEQVKSIKANAQDYKVEIADLYDAKNGEVIALKISDDMSELIYNITQSLTALELHKKAFVGTGRDIKKASLWFVFQKEINQLTDINSINFLLSLEHWRKSILALGFEIGIYISQHIKETT, encoded by the coding sequence ATGGATATAAAATACAATATATATCGAATCAGCAATGAAAACTTAAAGAAGCTAGAGCAAAGTCTTGATAAAACAGGACTAAAAAAGCAAAAAACAAAATCTTATAAAAATTTCATTTCCACCTTCTATTTTTCAGAAGAGCAAGATGGTAATGACGTTTGGTGGATTAATTCTTATAAGTCATTTCTGAACGATCCCAAAATAACACCAAAAAATCTATTCCATTATGGACTACTCATATCAAAGCCTAAATCAAAGAGGAAGAGGTTTTCGTATTTAGTGAGCTTAGGTAAATCTCATTTTTATCTAGGTAAATACATAGAACGTGATTTTGGAATCAATCTTGCAATCAGAATGGCTAATGAAGAGTCAACGCTTTTAAAGAAAAGCACTTACTTTGCCAACATAAAAACAGGAGAAATGTCGTCTTATAATAAATTTATAAAAGATAACTATGACCCTGGAGAATCTGTTGACCATTTGAAAGCTAAAGCTAGAAATATAGAGGAGTGGGGCGAACGAAATATTATTTTTTCTGATTCAGTTCAAATCAGTGCAAACATTCCTCCCGAACAAATTGATTCATTGCTTGAGAAAATCGAGCAGAATATGATGAAAGGTGAGGTTATATCACTGCCAAAACTAGAACCAGTTAAAGATATTGACTTGAAAAATGAGTTGGATAAAAACTTACTCAATGCAATTAGAGAAGGAAAATCATCATTCTCTTTGTCAGAATTTGAAGTGCTCGGTGGGCATATAACTTTAACATCTGATGAATTCAACTACTCTATTTACACAAAATCCAGTCGTGAACCAGAAGAGAACTTACAAGAACTAGGGCAAACATTAGAAAAAGAAAGCATTGTAAAATATCTAATAAAATTAGACAAAAAAATCCCAATTTCCGATATAAAAATAAAATTTCATCATGAGAGTATGGCTAGAAGGAGTAAATGTCTAAAAGAGGCCATAGATTTTTCTTTTACATTTAATAATCAGCAATACTTATTGCGGCACGGTGCATGGTTTGTTTTTAATAGCACATTCATGCAATATTTAGAACGTTCAATAAATAAGATCCCGCTATCTGCTCGAGACAATATTATTGAGTCAGACTATCTTTCTTGGAAAAAAGAAAAAGAAGAGGAAATTCAGCGCTCACCTGACTCTGTTGAAAACAAAATCACATATCGAGAATATTACTTCAATAAAAAACTATGTAAGCTTCATAACTATGAACTTCTTGACAGAAAAACAGAGCAAGTAAAATCAATAAAGGCAAATGCTCAAGATTATAAAGTCGAGATTGCAGATTTATACGATGCAAAAAATGGTGAGGTAATAGCATTAAAAATATCTGACGATATGAGCGAACTCATTTATAACATAACTCAATCTTTAACTGCTTTAGAGCTACATAAAAAAGCATTTGTGGGTACTGGCAGAGACATAAAAAAGGCATCTCTTTGGTTTGTTTTTCAGAAAGAGATTAACCAGTTAACTGATATTAACTCAATAAACTTTCTGCTTTCTCTAGAGCATTGGAGAAAAAGTATTTTGGCTCTAGGATTCGAGATCGGTATATACATATCTCAACATATAAAAGAGACCACTTAA
- the lpxH gene encoding UDP-2,3-diacylglucosamine diphosphatase: MNTLFISDIHLSDTRPDMTAALVRFLEQDAPGTDALYVLGDLFEFWVGDDDPNPLHRQVADAFFALSQQGVPLYFIHGNRDFLLGRQFAKRAGMTLLGDPCVIDLYGERVLLSHGDLLCTLDVDYQKFRRITQQKWLRWLFLRLPLARRQSIAYRLRGQSQMENAGKQQTIMDVTPAAVDAMLRAHDCALMIHGHTHRPAIHEFKLDGKRARRIVLGDWFEQGSILVCSPAGQRLETCSLA; this comes from the coding sequence ATGAACACCCTCTTTATCAGCGATATTCACCTCAGCGATACCCGCCCCGACATGACGGCCGCCCTGGTGCGCTTTCTCGAACAGGACGCCCCCGGCACCGATGCTCTCTATGTACTCGGGGATCTGTTCGAATTCTGGGTGGGAGATGACGACCCCAATCCACTCCATCGCCAGGTGGCGGATGCCTTCTTCGCCCTGAGCCAGCAAGGGGTGCCCCTTTACTTCATCCACGGCAACCGTGACTTCCTGCTGGGCAGGCAGTTTGCCAAACGTGCCGGCATGACACTGCTCGGGGACCCTTGCGTCATCGACCTCTACGGGGAGCGGGTGCTGTTGAGCCACGGGGATCTGCTCTGCACCCTGGATGTGGATTATCAGAAGTTTCGTCGCATCACCCAGCAGAAGTGGCTGCGCTGGCTGTTTCTGCGCCTGCCCCTCGCTCGCCGCCAGTCCATCGCCTACAGACTGCGGGGTCAGAGCCAGATGGAGAACGCCGGCAAGCAGCAGACCATCATGGACGTCACCCCCGCGGCAGTGGACGCCATGTTGCGCGCCCATGACTGCGCCCTGATGATCCACGGCCACACCCACAGGCCCGCCATCCACGAATTCAAACTGGATGGCAAACGGGCGCGGCGCATCGTGCTGGGAGACTGGTTCGAGCAGGGGTCCATTCTGGTGTGCTCCCCCGCCGGGCAGCGACTCGAGACCTGTTCACTGGCGTAA
- the pgsA gene encoding CDP-diacylglycerol--glycerol-3-phosphate 3-phosphatidyltransferase produces the protein MTNIPNLLTFFRILLIPVFVILFYLPYQWAYVAAAIVFILAAATDWFDGYLARKLNQSTAFGAFLDPVADKIMVAAALVVIVEHYNTIWVTIPAMTMIGREIIISALREWMAELGKRSSVAVSWIGKWKTMIQMVSLTGLIWQYDIWMVWLAYVLLYVATVLTFWSMFQYMKAAWGDLSYHSRF, from the coding sequence ATGACAAATATTCCTAACCTGCTGACGTTTTTTCGGATTTTGCTCATCCCCGTCTTCGTCATCCTGTTCTACCTTCCCTATCAGTGGGCCTATGTGGCGGCGGCCATCGTCTTCATCCTGGCGGCGGCGACCGACTGGTTTGATGGCTATCTCGCCCGCAAGCTGAACCAGTCCACCGCGTTTGGTGCCTTCCTCGATCCCGTTGCCGACAAGATCATGGTGGCGGCGGCCCTGGTGGTCATCGTCGAGCACTACAACACCATCTGGGTGACCATTCCGGCCATGACCATGATAGGCCGCGAGATCATCATCTCCGCCCTGCGGGAATGGATGGCCGAGCTTGGCAAGCGCTCCTCGGTGGCGGTCAGCTGGATTGGCAAGTGGAAGACCATGATCCAGATGGTGTCGCTCACCGGCCTCATCTGGCAGTACGACATCTGGATGGTCTGGCTCGCCTACGTGCTGCTCTATGTGGCGACCGTGCTCACCTTCTGGTCCATGTTCCAGTACATGAAGGCCGCGTGGGGCGATCTGAGCTATCACTCCCGCTTCTAG
- the uvrY gene encoding UvrY/SirA/GacA family response regulator transcription factor, translating into MINVFLVDDHELVRTGIRRILEDVRGIKVVGEAQSGETAVAFCRQHHPDVILMDMNMPGIGGLEATRKILRIRPDVRIIVLTIHSENPFPTKVMQAGAAGYLTKGAAPDEMIHAIRLVHSGQRYISPEIAQQMALSQFASADENPFKSLSERELQIMMMITKGQKVTDISEQLNLSPKTVNSYRYRLFSKLDINGDVELTHLAIRYGMLDADTL; encoded by the coding sequence GTGATTAATGTATTCCTGGTCGATGATCATGAGTTGGTGCGTACAGGGATAAGACGCATTTTGGAAGATGTCCGCGGGATCAAGGTGGTGGGCGAGGCACAGAGCGGCGAGACGGCCGTGGCCTTCTGCCGGCAACATCACCCCGACGTGATCCTGATGGACATGAACATGCCGGGGATCGGCGGTCTGGAAGCGACCCGCAAGATCCTGCGGATCCGGCCCGATGTGCGCATCATAGTGCTGACCATTCATTCAGAAAACCCCTTCCCGACCAAGGTGATGCAGGCGGGTGCCGCCGGTTATCTGACCAAGGGGGCTGCGCCTGACGAGATGATCCACGCCATCCGGCTGGTACACTCCGGCCAGCGTTACATCTCCCCGGAGATTGCCCAGCAGATGGCCCTGAGCCAGTTCGCCTCGGCGGACGAGAACCCCTTCAAGTCCCTCTCCGAGCGCGAGCTGCAGATCATGATGATGATCACCAAGGGGCAGAAGGTGACCGACATCTCCGAGCAGCTCAACCTGAGTCCGAAGACGGTCAACAGCTACCGCTACCGGTTGTTCAGCAAGCTCGACATCAACGGGGATGTGGAGCTGACCCATCTGGCCATTCGCTACGGCATGCTGGATGCCGATACCCTCTGA
- a CDS encoding Trm112 family protein, translated as MALDIKLLDIIACPVCKGKLHYNKAAHELICRFDKLAYPLEEGIPVLLENRARALALEELNP; from the coding sequence GTGGCACTGGATATCAAATTGCTCGACATCATCGCCTGCCCGGTTTGCAAGGGGAAGCTGCACTACAACAAGGCCGCCCATGAGCTGATCTGCCGCTTCGACAAGCTGGCCTATCCGCTGGAGGAGGGGATACCTGTGTTGCTGGAGAACCGCGCCCGCGCCCTGGCACTCGAAGAGCTGAACCCATGA
- a CDS encoding peptidylprolyl isomerase has protein sequence MVTLHTNHGDITLTLNAEKAPETVANFLQYCRDGHYDNTIFHRVIDGFMIQGGGYAPGFEEKDTRASIKNEAANGLSNKIGTIAMARTMEPHSASAQFFINVNNNDFLDFKSATTQGFGYCVFGKVTAGMDVVNKIKGVKTGNYGRMHQDVPTEDVVITKVTLAD, from the coding sequence ATGGTTACTCTGCACACCAACCACGGCGACATCACCCTCACCCTGAACGCCGAGAAAGCCCCGGAAACCGTGGCCAACTTCCTGCAATACTGCCGTGACGGTCACTACGACAACACCATCTTCCACCGCGTCATCGACGGCTTCATGATCCAGGGCGGCGGCTATGCTCCCGGCTTCGAAGAGAAAGACACCCGCGCCTCCATCAAGAACGAAGCGGCCAACGGCCTGTCCAACAAGATTGGCACCATCGCCATGGCCCGTACCATGGAGCCGCACTCCGCCAGCGCCCAGTTCTTCATCAACGTGAACAACAACGACTTCCTCGACTTCAAGTCCGCCACCACCCAGGGCTTCGGCTACTGCGTATTCGGTAAAGTGACCGCGGGCATGGACGTGGTCAACAAGATCAAGGGCGTGAAGACCGGCAACTACGGCCGCATGCACCAGGACGTGCCGACCGAAGACGTCGTCATCACCAAGGTGACCCTTGCTGACTGA
- the kdsB gene encoding 3-deoxy-manno-octulosonate cytidylyltransferase encodes MSFVVVIPARYASTRLPGKPLADIHGKPMVQHVVEKALQSGADRVIVATDDVRVQSALAAVASETGAEVCMTSPDHQSGTERLAEVCRHYGFAADTIIVNVQGDEPLIPPAIIRQVADNLASASAPMATLSVPIQDAEEAFNPNAVKVVTDQAGYALYFSRASIPWDRDRFAQSHAEIGAHYQRHIGIYAYRAGFIQRYVDWAPSALEQIEALEQLRVLWYGEKIHVALALEAPPVGVDTQRDLDKVRALLAP; translated from the coding sequence ATGAGCTTCGTCGTCGTCATTCCGGCCCGCTACGCCTCGACCCGGCTGCCGGGCAAGCCGCTGGCGGACATCCATGGCAAACCCATGGTGCAGCACGTGGTGGAAAAAGCCCTGCAGTCCGGTGCGGATCGGGTGATCGTTGCCACCGACGACGTGCGGGTACAAAGCGCACTGGCTGCGGTGGCCAGCGAGACGGGAGCCGAGGTGTGCATGACCTCCCCGGATCACCAGTCCGGCACCGAGCGTCTGGCAGAGGTGTGCCGTCACTACGGTTTTGCCGCCGATACCATCATCGTCAACGTGCAGGGGGATGAGCCCCTCATTCCCCCCGCCATCATCCGCCAGGTGGCGGACAACCTGGCCAGTGCCAGCGCCCCCATGGCGACCCTCTCCGTGCCCATCCAGGATGCCGAAGAGGCGTTCAATCCCAATGCGGTGAAGGTGGTGACCGACCAGGCGGGCTATGCCCTCTACTTCAGTCGCGCCTCCATTCCGTGGGACAGGGATCGCTTTGCCCAGAGCCACGCAGAGATCGGGGCGCATTATCAGCGCCATATCGGCATCTACGCCTATCGCGCCGGTTTCATCCAGCGTTACGTGGATTGGGCGCCGAGCGCCCTCGAGCAGATCGAGGCGTTGGAGCAGCTGCGGGTGCTCTGGTACGGGGAGAAGATCCACGTGGCCCTGGCGCTGGAAGCCCCCCCCGTGGGAGTGGATACCCAGCGGGATCTGGACAAGGTGCGTGCCCTGCTGGCCCCCTGA